The Terriglobales bacterium DNA segment GCCGCCAGGCCGACGTCGCCTTCCTGATGAACCCCGTGACCATCGAGCAGATGCGCGAGGTCGCGTTCGCTGGCGAGGTGATGCCGCAGAAATCCACCGACTTCTACCCCAAGCTGCTGAGCGGGTTAGCGATCTATGCGCTCGAGTAAGCCCCTCATCGCATTCGCGCTGGTGCTGTTGCTGCGTCCGGCGCTCGAGTCCGCCGACGAGCGGCGGTTGAGCGTCTTTTCGCCGCAAGGCAACTACGCCGTCGCCACGCTCGAGCGCGAGGGCCGCGCCTACATCGGGCTGCAAGAGCTGCTGGAACCCCTCGCCCATCCCGAGATCCAACACGAAGGCGGCCGTATCCGCGTGCGCGTTGGCCAGGTGGAGGCCGAGCTGCGCGCCGGCAAGTCGAAGGCGAAGATCGGGCGGGGCGAGATGGATCTCGGCGCGAAAGTGCTGGTGGAAGACGGCCGCGTCTATGTGCCGCTGCGCGGCGCGCCCGCGGTGCTCAGCCGCCTTGCGGGCATGGCGTCGGAGCTGCACGAAAGTTCGCGCCGCCTCATCGTCGGCGGCGCGGCGGTGCGCTTCACTGCGGAGCTGCGCCACGGCGAGACGCCCGCGCTCGTGCTGAACTTCTCTGCCCCGGTGAATCCTTCGATCGCGACCGAGCCTGGGCGGCTGCGGCTGGTCTTCACGCGCGACGCGCTCACCAGCGCGAGTGAGAACTTCAAGTTCGACGAGCCCAGCATCCCCTCGGCCAGCTACAGCGAGAGCGGCGGGGCGGCGGAGATCGACGTACACGCGCGCGTGCCGCTGATGGCGAATTTTTCCGACGGCGGACGCACCATCACCATCACCGCCGCGCCCGGTGGCGCACAGCCCGTCTCCGCGCAGGGACCGCAGGCGGGCGCCCCCGCCGGCGAACAGCCGCCGGGCGCTGAGACGCCGCTGCCGACCGGCAATGCGCCCACGCCGATGGTCGCCGGCCAGCCCCGGCAGCGCTACCTGGTGGTCATCGACGCCGCGCATGGCGGCGCCGATCCCGGCGCGAAGCTGAAGGACGGCTTGGAAGAGAAAGAGGTGGCGCTGGCGTTCGCGCGCCGCCTGCGAGCCGCGCTGGCCGACCGCGGCGTGGCCGCGCACCTGCTGCGCGACGGCGATTCCGCGCTCACCAACGAGCAGCGCGCCGCCGCGGCGAACAGCATGCACGCCACCATCTTCGTCACGGTGCACGCCGGCACGCCGGGAACGGGCGTGCGGCTGTACACCTCGATGCAGCCGGAAGCGGAGAACCGCCCGGCGGCGTTCTATCCGTGGGAGGCGGCGCAGGCGTTCTACATCCGCCCGAGCCGGATCGTGGCGCAGGCCGCGGTGGAGGAACTGGGCAAGCGCAAGGTCACGGTGCTGCTCATGCCGGCGAATGTGCGGCCGATGAACAACGTGGCGGCCGCGTCGCTGGGCGTGGAGCTGGCCGTGCCGCCCTCCGATCCGGACCGCGTGACCAACGCGCGCGCGCAGGACGCGATCGCCGCCGCCATCGCCGCCGGCATCGCCAACGCGCGCGCGGTGCTGGAGGCGCCGCAATGATGCCCCGCCACGTCATGATCACGGTCGGCGTGCTGCTAGT contains these protein-coding regions:
- a CDS encoding N-acetylmuramoyl-L-alanine amidase, with product MRSSKPLIAFALVLLLRPALESADERRLSVFSPQGNYAVATLEREGRAYIGLQELLEPLAHPEIQHEGGRIRVRVGQVEAELRAGKSKAKIGRGEMDLGAKVLVEDGRVYVPLRGAPAVLSRLAGMASELHESSRRLIVGGAAVRFTAELRHGETPALVLNFSAPVNPSIATEPGRLRLVFTRDALTSASENFKFDEPSIPSASYSESGGAAEIDVHARVPLMANFSDGGRTITITAAPGGAQPVSAQGPQAGAPAGEQPPGAETPLPTGNAPTPMVAGQPRQRYLVVIDAAHGGADPGAKLKDGLEEKEVALAFARRLRAALADRGVAAHLLRDGDSALTNEQRAAAANSMHATIFVTVHAGTPGTGVRLYTSMQPEAENRPAAFYPWEAAQAFYIRPSRIVAQAAVEELGKRKVTVLLMPANVRPMNNVAAASLGVELAVPPSDPDRVTNARAQDAIAAAIAAGIANARAVLEAPQ